TTCAATTTCCGCATTGTCGGGTCTAAATTCAATTTCCTTCCCCAGAGATTACAACCCGtttgtaatttttaataaaGCCGGCGTCTTGACAGCGTGTAGTACAAGGAGTGGAAGCTTTAGGTTCCATGGCGCTCAGAGGCACTCAAAGCTGAGGACTTTTTCGGTCGGTTCGTTGAGCCCGACTGCTTCGTTTCGGACCCAGGTGGGAACTTGGGAAGCACCCGACGATGGCAGCGGCAGCGAAgacgaggaggaagaagaagaagaagaagaagaagaattgggTTTCCAAAGTGAATGGGAGGAAGAAGAGGGAAAAGGTGTTCCAGCTGCTGCTActgatgctgctgctgctgttgatAAGTCCacaacaaacaagtatgaagaGGATCTTGTAAAAGGTTATGCTCCGGTGCCCCTAATTTTCTATGTTCATATTTATTTGTTCACTTCAATGGATGTTCTAAAAGTTTAGAACAAGCACTTTTGCTTCATAAGCGCTGTTATTAGAAACACATTTGGAAGTGCTTTGCACTTCTATGACCCTCGAAGCGCATCGTCAAGAGCACTTTTGGTTGTCATCAAGTGCTTTTAGGCCATCTAGAATCAATCCCATACGGCAAGCTGGCCCTTAATGGGGAATGTTCTATTTGTAGAGAGTGACATGGTGTGTTCCAAttgatattttgacaaaaatggCATGCTCAACTGTCTCGCAAGAGAACATTTAACTTCTAACATGTTAGCTTGCAATATTTGCAAACCTGTTGCTTTATTAAAGATTACTCAACTCTTCTGGCTGTTATAATTTCCCGGCCATGTAGATCTTCAAAGACCAGTTTAGCGGTTTTCTTCTTCAATGTAATGTAATACCACTTTTTGGGATCTCATTTCCTGGTAAACATCTAATATCTGTTATTCGTGTTGCAGAAGTTGAACAGCTCTTGGGGCAAGAAGAAATAGCAATTTTGCAAAAGCATGCGGCTCCCAACATCAAGAAAATATCAACGGTAATTCGTTCTTCTTATGTAAAAATGTCCTGAAGTTAGTTTATAGAAGTCTGGTCCTGCTTTTACCTATCTCCTATAGTACAATTTACTACTAAAATCTAGATGGAGCAACTGAACTATTTCTTAGTCTCTATAGCATTACAAGCTCACAACTGTAAATAGGAAGTCGTATTTGCAATAAGAGGCTGGCCTGTCTTTCTACATTCATTTATTGTGTTTCGTACTTTCATTACTCAGGAAAAATGGAACCCGATACATACACTTGCACTGTCAGGGATGGTAACTTTCATGGACAAGCTACTTGAAGATGGTTTAGATATTGACGTTGTTGATAAGGTGAGTTTTATCTGTAATTGAATCACCATCTGTCTCCAATTTGGTAGCATTGTACCTGGATTAGTAAACCTCCAATAATTTGGTGAAACAGGATGGTACAACTGCTCTTCATACTGCAATCATAGCCAAAAAGGAAGCTGTAATTAGTCATCTGCTAAGAAAAGGTGCAAGTCCTCATGTCAGAGACAAGGTAAGGATAAGACTTTCTTTAATATCTCTCCCGATCCATTTTTCTTTAGGGGAACAATGAGTTTTTGTCTTTGTCTATAGGATGGCGCTACGCCacttcattacgcagtacatgtAGGCACCAAGCGGATTGTCAAGTTATTGATCAAATATAAAGTTGATGTCAATATTGCAGATAATGtgagttttgttttttattgtttaaattTCCCAATGCCTATACCCAGttaatcctttttattttcGTTTCTCAGCTTGTTAACAACGTCGTATAATTTATTTCAGGATGGATGGACTCCGTTGCATGTTGCTGTTCAAAGTAGAAACAGAGACATTGTGAAAATTTTGTTAGTCAATGGTGCAGATAAGAGCAGAAGAAATAAGGTAACGTTTACTTTATACAAAGCAGGGACCTATAGTAGAGACAAAGTAAGGATTTTTTACTTTCTGTTGTTTCTGTTAAAGTGATTAACGCTGCTCCGTGTGTTTCAGGATGGCAGAACTCCGCTAGATCTGGGTTTATGTTATGGGAAAGATTTCAAGACCTATGACCTCACCAAGCTACTGAAGACGGTGCCAATGGACAGAGAGTTTTAGAAGTCCATGTTCCGACTTCATCTCCTTGCATGGATGGAATATTTGAGGACAGAGACGAGGAGTATCTGAAGAAGCAAATTAGTTGGATGAAGGATAAACAGAGGCATGTATGTATTTCACTATAGGGTGTAGAGGTAATGGATGCATCCTGGATGAGCTGTTTTGCATCCCTTGATTTCAAGGTTGATCTGTTGTATGAGGGTACAGGAGCCGTTGGATAGATGACTTCCTGGATTTTGTTAGGGGAAAGGctcttaaatttttttcttaagttTGTTGGTAAATCAAAATATGAGTGTAAATGAGGAGGATGGATATGGAACGAGTTGATTTTCATTGTAATGTTTCGGTCTAGTAATGCTAGGCTATGAGTAAATATTTCTCCATACGGCAGTGTATTATTGGACCGAGACATCACTTAGaaatgaacttgttttatgCAAGTTGTTTTTTGTAAATTAGCGAGTCAAGTTGAATGCTAGGGTGCTCATGCTTGCTTAGATATTATTATTCAAACTTAAAACTCACCAAAGCTAACCCGTCAAACTTCGATAATTTATAGGGCAAAACACTGTTTACTactctcatgtttcgtggttttcaatatttagtacatcaagtttttttcgtcctagaattatacctaaagtgttaattttgagacagtctcatacatccgttaatcaAACTATTAAGTctgccgttaactgatgacatgACGTTTATGTGGATAATGACTGGgcgtcacgtgtcattaaaaatattaaaataataaaaatatttattaaaatttaaaaaaaaaaaacaacgacaagaaggaaaaaaaaaccctgaacccctgcaaatcaaaacaacaaaatattcCGATCAAATCATCCCCAAACCCAATCTTTCAATTCAATCCCTCACTCTCAACTTCATCTCTTCTCACTTTCCCATCAGATCCACATTCTCCTCTGCATCCACAGGGACACTTTCAttcctcctcttctttttcttgtctTCCACAACCACCACCATTCGATTAAGCTCGGCCCAAGTCCCCAGACCcttcctcccttctctcctctgcaccCACCCTCCCCCTCTATCTCCCTCTTTGATTCCACCTACCCTCCCCTCCTTCTTCGAATAGAGCCCTTCTGCGTCTCCCTTTTTTCGATTTCTGGGTCTCTCCAACCGCAATTTGCCCTCGAAGGCCAGCATCCTTTTCGCCTTGCGTATTTGCGACTTCAAATTCAGGTTTAATTTTCTGtaactctctctatctctctaccTACTCTCTCCTGTTTTCTGTGTTGTCTGTTTGAGTAGAATTGCGTGAATCAATGAATGTGTGTTGGTTTGTATTATTGTTAATTGTGTGTTTTTATGGATAGTTTTTGAGATATGTTGCAGCTGGGATTCTTGGGTTTATTTGGAATTTGGCAGCTATTGGAAATTGGGGGAAAATGTTAcagaatttgtaaaaattgggaattattatttttctattgTGATTGAAGGTTTTACTGATTGGTTTGTGTGAAATTGATTTTCTGTTTCCAATTTGAAAGTGGGGGTGCTAATGACAGAGCGAAGGCCGATCCTTTATCGCCAGGAGTGAGGGTTTGGAGGAGGAGGCAATGGGTTTTGGATGTGAAGGCGACGACGACGT
This genomic interval from Malus domestica chromosome 05, GDT2T_hap1 contains the following:
- the LOC103445757 gene encoding ankyrin repeat domain-containing protein EMB506, chloroplastic, producing the protein MGTVSISALSGLNSISFPRDYNPFVIFNKAGVLTACSTRSGSFRFHGAQRHSKLRTFSVGSLSPTASFRTQVGTWEAPDDGSGSEDEEEEEEEEEEELGFQSEWEEEEGKGVPAAATDAAAAVDKSTTNKYEEDLVKEVEQLLGQEEIAILQKHAAPNIKKISTEKWNPIHTLALSGMVTFMDKLLEDGLDIDVVDKDGTTALHTAIIAKKEAVISHLLRKGASPHVRDKDGATPLHYAVHVGTKRIVKLLIKYKVDVNIADNDGWTPLHVAVQSRNRDIVKILLVNGADKSRRNKDGRTPLDLGLCYGKDFKTYDLTKLLKTVPMDREF